The Theileria equi strain WA chromosome 2 map unlocalized gcontig_1105316255037, whole genome shotgun sequence genomic sequence AGGACCAGGAGTAGTAGGTTCAGGAGAAGTACCAACTTGAGCACCATCAGTACCACGAAGAGCAGCGCCTCCAGCATCTCCTTCATTACGATTAGGCCCTTTAGGTCCAGGAGGACTATCAACACCTAGTCCTTGAGGTGATTCTTCAGGATCAGattgttcatcttcatcatcagcTTGTTCTTGTCCTATTCCTCCAGAAGGACTTTCTTCAGAACGTTGTAGATCTGTAGGCCGATTACAGATTGATAAATTAGTGACATCACGTTCCTTCAGTATATCTCTAAGCGCAGTCCACTTAGTACAGGTGAGTTCGTTCTGATCTATGTCAGTCTTCTTAATTCTCCTGAGACTGTGAGACGTTTTTTTCCACGGCCTGTTATCACCAAAACCATCTCTCCCAAACCAACCCTTGACAGATTTATCCCCGGTACCATGTATATATATGAGCGCCGGGTTATTGCTGGAATAAAAGGTATAAATGTCCACTGGACCCTCCATTGGAAATTTAAATGATCTAGCAGATACTTTCCTTCTATTAGAGGTGTTATCATCTTGATAAAATTTAATACCAGCTACACTCTGTCCTGCTTTAACGGAATGCTTATACACTGTGGTATGACTTGAGCTGGAttcatttttaatttctaTTGCCTCTACAGTTACCATACCACCCTTACCTTTATGTTGATCACAACAGTAGCTTCCCCCTGATGTAGATATACTATGTGATAAATCAATGGTTACACCATTATGGTATTCACAAACTAGCCCGTCTAACTTCTTAGTAAACTTCTCTGTGAGGGTGGATATGGAATTATCTTTAGAGCCTTTGAGATAAAATTCACTGGACCCAGCATCTTCTCCCCATTGAGTACCTGTACCTTTGTTCTGATTATGGAACCATTTAGAGTCTCCTCCAGTATTACCAACAAATTCAAGCATAATGGGTACTTTACTGTTGTTAATTGGCGACGAGTATAGTCGGACATTAGCAATTGCATCATTCGGAATAACCATACCCTTTACCCTATCTTTATCAAGCATAACCCTCGAAAATCTGGTAGTTCCATCACCATTAAGCTTGTATTCAGTAACAGTATATTCACTTCCAGCGATTTCCTTACCACTCTGAACAAGTTCCACATATACATTTTTTGCAATATCAGAGTCaatttccagattcttctcAGGCTGATCAAGATCTATGGGAAAGACATTATTCCTGCCTAGATTCCTATCATCTAACAAATCTTGTAAGGATCTTCCTCTTTCATCATACGGTTTCTTTCTCCAGACCTTTGGGTTATGTCCGCCTagttcttcatcctcataCCTCAGGTAGTATGTTTGTGTGTTTCCATCCTTAACCTAAACTACTAATTAATctgccctaggtgtagGTGTTGGTTTATATGTGCgttattagttcctacccttgtagacactacagtttcctgtaggttttAGGGATCTTCGGACCTCCTAGCAGCTGCTATTCTCCTACACCATCTTCCCCTTTCTTTTTGTTTAAGCTAGGCGATTTTCTCACATGGCTCCTTGCTTAACAGTGAGTCTATTGGAGTCAAGTTTCAATTTATTCATCATGGTCAAAGAGTCTAAATGGTAAAGTTTGGAGACCATCCCTCTAAAATAAAAAGTTAATATTCGACGCTTGTAAATACTGGTAATCTAAATCCTATGGATAATTTAGTAGTTAATTTATAATACTCCATTATACATTCTACATGATTTTGCTAGAGTATAGTATATAACAAGCTATATATGACCATAAATGCGGCAAATGTGTGCTTGTACCTTTTATTAACAACTAGTTCACCGTATTCCTTTACCATCTGTTCGTTTCTCGAGAGTTCCGTAGGTTATGGATGGGGTGAGCATGCACAACTGTCTTTGAGAAACGCAAACGTTAGGCTACACTATATGATACAAAGATACCGACCATTAAAAGAGTGAGAGTATGAAGATGTCTACActtctttccatctttGTAATTCTGAAATCATGTTCCTGTATAAACCCTGGACAGGACCCTGTTACTAGAAAAAACGTGGAGCAAAAAGTTAAAGAACAAGCTCCACTACGTTTGGAAGAACCAGGAACATGTCTATATCCACGGACACCGGTTACTATGGATGTATTGAACCTGGATCCATACTGGTTTGAAGCAAAAAACCTGAGATCCGGACTCATTGATCCGAAACCAGACTGTTTTGTTCTAAAAGTAGTTTGTGGCAATGATACTCTTTGGGAATCTGTAAATGGTTGGGAATGTACACACGCCTTTTTCCATTGCAGTGAAATGAGAAAACTTGTTGTGATTGGAGTGGAAAGGGCCAAAAGGGGGTTTTATAAAGCATTATTGAAGCAACAGGGAGAAAGATGGAAGGAAATTCCCATGATTAATGTCGATACTCTTGCCTTTGAAATAGATAGAGAGCAGTAATGATGCATATTCGAAGAAATATCTGTCATGCAAAGTTCATTACCGTTCCACGTCTTCTCTCCAAAAGTAGAAGCCATGCTTCCAAGAATAATTTATCCAGCTATTCTCACGGAAATTATGATGGATTGACTACGTAACCGGGTCCAAATAACGAGGAACATTTCTGGAATGCATTATATTGATACTTTTGCACCGGCCACCCCGGATAAGCGTAAACATGAGGATGGAAAGGTAGAGGCAGTTTACATAACACCCCCCATTAACACAACTGTCCAATGTAAATACGGCTCACTAATTTTTCTTTGTAAACGGCATACCGTTCGCCCTTTGGGTATATCTGTCCCCATTTGTACGGAAGAGTACAATGGAGTCTGCATGCACGGCTAAAGAATAACCATAAAGTTGGATAAGGAATTACTCTCTAACAAACGCACATTCTGAATCCATTTATCAAAAATTAAAGTAAAAATGAATTCTGTTGTCCTTATTTCAATGCTCGTGACTGTACAGTTGTGTTATTGCGCAACCTCTGGTAgttattcttcttccaaCGCTGtgaatgaagaggaagaagagtatAATCATGCTCAAAAAATACCAGTTACTATGGATGTCTCGAATCTAAACCCAGATTGGTTCTATGTAGAGAGTCTAGAATCTGGACTAATTGATGTGCACAGTGGATATTTTGTCGATGAAATTGTAGATGACGATGATGTTCTTTGGGAGTCTTCAGAGGGCTGGAGGTGTACTCACGCATTCATAGAGTCAAGTTCAACGAGGACTCTCCTGGTAATGGGTTTTGGAAAGGGCAAAGAGTACCGCTATCAAGCTCTCTTGAAggaaaatggagaatggaatgaagtTCCCATGATTATTGCCAGCGAACTCTCTATAGCAATAGGCAAGGAACGTGTCCAAGAGCAGAGTGCAGCCCAGAACATTTACAATGCATAAATGTACTATCGCTACTTACGGCTCTAGTTTGGGATTTTTCAGgatctccatagagtcaAAGATTATTACAGTCAATAAACTGCAATGTTAATTATCGCAACGATTCATGACGTAAATACAGTTGTTTCCGTCCTGTAAAGGAGATATCTATTCTTATTTTCCTCAAGTTGTTTTGTGCTTATTATGTTCTATTCAGACTTTCCATCGATCCTTTGATCTATATATGCTATTTAGTGGCGAAACCCCTCTACATGCAGATGTCTTCCTCGAGATCTTATAGCTGTCGATCTATAAAGCTGCAATGTTACGTAAGAGGATTGTAAAGTCCATAGATAGGtacattccatagtgatgCGGATTTTCCATGAAACAAACGACATATCAGGTAAATGAGCTTCTTTCTGGTACAAGCATGCCTAAAAAGATGGATACAAGCATATGCCAAACAAATAGAACCTGGAAAAGACACTAGTACTGGACTAGGTAAACTGCTCTCTGATCTTAAAGGTGGCAAAGTTCTTGACCCTAGTAGATATACTCTATTATGCGACAATAAACTCCAATCTGATAGAGAAAACTATGGCTAATTTTCTTTTATGGAATCATTAAATGTTCTAAAGTCTGAAAAGTGCTGTCTCAGTCTGCCTAGCTTCAGCGAGTCCGTGTACCGCTGTCAACGGTATCACTCTAATAGACTCTCactctttcttctttcaTGATCATAATGCTCCTTGAAGAATGATTTGTCTTCATGATGGCAActattcttcatctgtCTCATGCTGGAGCGGAAGGAATAGCAACCATACAATGACAAGAATACGACaagataataaaaatatttatacagTCCTATTCTTGTTAAAATAATGACAATTCCCCTCCAGTTTGTCTAAATATTATGCATATTCACATGTTACACCACATGAAGAAGAGCTGAAAATGTCTGTCTACTTTATTATTCATCTTGTTAGAcatgaagattcttgtaATACTTTGTGTAGCCTATGTTTTAAGGCTCTGTAGTTGTGAAAGTTTAGATGACATAATTGCCAGATTTGATGGTGAAGTTGCAAAGACCCAAAAGCTTCTGGAAGATGCTCAATCGACTCTAAAGGGTGCTGAAAATGCACTTGAAGAGTATACCAAAGCTTGTACAGAAATACAAAGTTCTAAAGGGAAGGAGGTAGAAGACGCTAGAAAGGCTTTTGAGACTGCACAAAAGACCTTAGGTAAAGTATCCGGGTCTGATGCTGTATTACAAGCTCTAAAAAAAGCACTGGAAGATCTTGATAAAGGTGCAAAGTTCGAGCCACCCTCTGTGGAGAGTCAGGGGAAGGTTGTTAAAGAAGCTCTAGAAAAAGTGGCAGACATTCATGATTTACTAAATACGGTAAAACCCCTGGAAAAACTTGATGAAGGTAATCATGAACAACAATCATCGGGGACTACTCCGGTAGATGCCAAACCGAAAGTAGTTGAGCATACCACAGTTTCTACAAGTGATCCTGTAGAGAAATCACCAACTGAAGAAAATGTAAGTGAACAAGACACACCCAAAGATACTGAAAAAACAAGTAACTCCGCGCCAGAAGAGTCCCGGGAATCAGTAAGTAATGAACCTAATGAAACTCAATCGGAGGAAGTGACACTTCAGAAACctgtagaagaatctaaGACTCCTATAGAGGAAGATGTTACTACTACTGATGAGGCTAAATCTGAAGATCTGAAACCTGAAAAGGAATCTCATAGCCTTGGTTCTCCTGAGCTCAGAGGAAGCAGAACATCAATCAGTTCCAGGAGACAAAACCGTAGAGATTCTACAGCGAGCACAATCTCTACAACTAGTACAGCATCAACTCTTTCCTTGGATCAAACTAGTGGATCAGCAACTTTGAAGTTAACAAAACCTGACGACTCAATCTATCAGTCCTTCGAATACTACCATGATGACAACCATATTAAACTGGTCCTTCCACAAGAGGATGTGACAGTGACTAAATTGTTAGAGTCCAGGTCTACAATATGGACAGGTAAAGCCGGAGAGACCCTTGAATACGCTAAAGTCTATCTTAATAAGGACGGTAAGCCTGGCTTTGTTAGAGTTTGGAAGAGGGATTCCTCAGGTGTAACATGCATGAACTATACAACAGGTAGGGTCTACGGATGGTCAGAATTCAAGGATGATATCAGCACAAAGATAAACTCGCTTAAGGTTGCCACGGAACACAAGGGGGACTTTGTTATAGACTTGCAGAAGGATGAAGACACcaaaaaatgcagaatCTTTAGTGTAAATTTCCTCGGAGTTCCTACTCGTTCATATTCTCCAAAACCAGGTTATTATGCTACTGAGGTAATGGACGGTGATGAGTCTCTATGGAAAGCCTCTGAAAGTACAAATGAGAGATGCTTATCCTGTGACGTTTACACCAAGGATGAAC encodes the following:
- a CDS encoding signal peptide containing protein (encoded by transcript BEWA_037050A), with the protein product MNSVVLISMLVTVQLCYCATSGSYSSSNAVNEEEEEYNHAQKIPVTMDVSNLNPDWFYVESLESGLIDVHSGYFVDEIVDDDDVLWESSEGWRCTHAFIESSSTRTLLVMGFGKGKEYRYQALLKENGEWNEVPMIIASELSIAIGKERVQEQSAAQNIYNA
- a CDS encoding signal peptide containing protein (encoded by transcript BEWA_037040A), whose translation is MSTLLSIFVILKSCSCINPGQDPVTRKNVEQKVKEQAPLRLEEPGTCLYPRTPVTMDVLNLDPYWFEAKNLRSGLIDPKPDCFVLKVVCGNDTLWESVNGWECTHAFFHCSEMRKLVVIGVERAKRGFYKALLKQQGERWKEIPMINVDTLAFEIDREQ
- a CDS encoding hypothetical protein (encoded by transcript BEWA_037030A) translates to MEYYKLTTKLSIGFRLPETVVSTRVKDGNTQTYYLRYEDEELGGHNPKVWRKKPYDERGRSLQDLLDDRNLGRNNVFPIDLDQPEKNLEIDSDIAKNVYVELVQSGKEIAGSEYTVTEYKLNGDGTTRFSRVMLDKDRVKGMVIPNDAIANVRLYSSPINNSKVPIMLEFVGNTGGDSKWFHNQNKGTGTQWGEDAGSSEFYLKGSKDNSISTLTEKFTKKLDGLVCEYHNGVTIDLSHSISTSGGSYCCDQHKGKGGMVTVEAIEIKNESSSSHTTVYKHSVKAGQSVAGIKFYQDDNTSNRRKVSARSFKFPMEGPVDIYTFYSSNNPALIYIHGTGDKSVKGWFGRDGFGDNRPWKKTSHSLRRIKKTDIDQNELTCTKWTALRDILKERDVTNLSICNRPTDLQRSEESPSGGIGQEQADDEDEQSDPEESPQGLGVDSPPGPKGPNRNEGDAGGAALRGTDGAQVGTSPEPTTPGPGSPASIPTSQPAAPPSAAKAAKVTTGESVPTVPDGEAASSSAPETTPSDGGGANAQPLGLERTTIHPARGTNLDFTLSSSQPTNTQIILW